The Candidatus Rubrimentiphilum sp. genome includes a window with the following:
- the hrcA gene encoding heat-inducible transcriptional repressor HrcA — protein sequence MNPGGPGELDKRKAYILATVVYEYIATAEPVASQTLTQKYQLGVSSATVRNELADLEAGGYLVQPHTSAGRIPSDAGYRTFVDQLMRPESLRADDRRRIHDELRDASRELDEIIEGATRLLGKLSKNLAFATKPASDTQTFRHLQLIWLSARTGMAIVVTSMGVATQSLFELSSDASPDELTRLSNALNSRLGNKMLRDISESEIAAAVKELGLPDDLKKAVVTALRSARSAEQPALATSGAQNLLDQPEFHDVSKLRSILNIVEEQKTLYDLVAESMTAEAAEVKIGHELGVDEMIDFSIVTVPYRFGASAIGMLSILGPRRMPYGRLVALASGTAETLSARLSDAEIK from the coding sequence ATGAATCCGGGAGGCCCAGGCGAGCTGGACAAACGCAAGGCGTACATTCTGGCGACGGTCGTCTACGAATACATCGCGACGGCGGAGCCCGTCGCGTCCCAGACGCTCACGCAGAAGTATCAGTTGGGCGTGAGTTCAGCAACCGTTCGCAACGAACTGGCCGATTTGGAAGCCGGCGGATACCTCGTGCAACCGCACACCTCGGCCGGGCGTATACCGTCCGATGCCGGTTACCGTACATTCGTCGATCAGTTAATGCGTCCCGAAAGTTTGCGCGCCGACGACCGGCGCCGCATTCACGACGAGCTGCGTGACGCCAGCCGCGAGCTGGACGAAATCATCGAAGGCGCGACGCGTCTGCTCGGAAAGCTTTCGAAGAATCTAGCGTTTGCGACCAAACCCGCCAGCGACACGCAAACGTTCCGGCATCTGCAACTCATCTGGCTTTCGGCGCGCACCGGCATGGCTATCGTCGTTACGTCGATGGGCGTCGCGACGCAGAGCCTTTTCGAACTTTCATCCGACGCATCGCCCGACGAGCTGACGCGCCTTTCGAACGCGCTGAACTCCCGGCTGGGAAATAAAATGCTGCGCGACATCAGCGAATCCGAGATCGCCGCGGCGGTAAAAGAGCTCGGCTTGCCGGACGATCTCAAGAAAGCGGTCGTCACCGCATTGCGCAGCGCGCGGTCGGCCGAACAACCGGCGCTGGCAACTTCGGGCGCGCAAAATCTGCTGGATCAACCGGAGTTTCACGACGTCAGCAAACTGCGCTCCATCTTAAACATCGTTGAGGAGCAGAAGACGCTCTACGATCTCGTTGCCGAATCCATGACTGCCGAGGCGGCGGAAGTGAAGATCGGCCACGAACTCGGCGTGGACGAGATGATTGACTTCAGCATCGTCACCGTTCCGTACCGCTTCGGCGCGAGCGCGATCGGCATGCTTTCGATTTTAGGCCCGCGCCGCATGCCCTACGGACGCTTGGTTGCGCTCGCGTCGGGGACCGCCGAAACGTTGTCCGCGCGTCTTTCGGACGCCGAGATCAAATAA
- the acs gene encoding acetate--CoA ligase has protein sequence MKTEESIEALSQESRRFPPPPEFAAQANAQHGIYKEAERDYLAFWESWAHKLEWSKPFSKTLEWNEPFARWFADGELNASVNCLDRHVRAGKGDKVAYFYEGEPGDRRTISYKQLLDDVCRFANGLRKLGIKKGDRVAIYMPMIPELPVAMLACARIGAAHSVIFGGFSPDSIVDRVNDAECVALITADQGWRRGNKVPLKNNCDVAMASTPSIKHCIVAKRVGDPVEMQAGRDLWWDQVIEGQPTECAPEAMNAEDLLFLLYTSGTTAKPKGIKHTTGGYLTHITATHKLIFDLKEDKDVYWCAADIGWVTGHSYIVYGPLANQATSVIYEGTPDFPDKDRLWEIAERYKVSILYTAPTAIRTFMKWGDEYPGKHDLSSLRLLGSVGEPINPEAWMWYREHIGGNRCPIVDTWWQTETGGILISPLPGITSTPPGSATYPFPGIAADIVNDKGESVPLGGGGYVVITRPWPGMLRGIWGDDERYKQTYWSKFPHKYLAGDGGRRDLDGNYWFMGRIDDVMNVSGHRISTTEIESAFVEHPKVAEAAVCGKLDDVTGQAIYAFVSLRGGEIGSKELADELREFVGEKLGKFTRPKYITFTQELPKTRSGKIMRRLLRDVAEGRTLGDTTTLADATIVKDLQDRAKSEASTADE, from the coding sequence ATGAAGACCGAGGAATCGATCGAGGCGCTCTCTCAAGAGAGCCGCCGTTTTCCGCCGCCGCCCGAGTTCGCCGCGCAAGCCAACGCACAGCACGGCATTTATAAGGAAGCCGAACGCGACTATTTGGCTTTTTGGGAATCCTGGGCGCACAAGCTCGAGTGGTCCAAGCCGTTTTCCAAGACGCTCGAGTGGAACGAACCGTTCGCGCGCTGGTTCGCCGACGGCGAGTTGAACGCGTCGGTCAATTGCCTCGACCGTCACGTGCGCGCCGGCAAGGGCGACAAAGTCGCGTACTTCTACGAAGGCGAGCCGGGCGATCGCCGCACGATCAGCTACAAACAGCTGCTCGACGACGTCTGCCGCTTCGCCAACGGTCTGCGTAAGCTCGGCATCAAGAAAGGCGACCGCGTCGCCATTTATATGCCGATGATTCCCGAACTGCCGGTCGCTATGCTGGCTTGCGCGCGCATCGGCGCGGCACATTCGGTGATCTTCGGCGGCTTCTCACCCGATTCGATCGTCGACCGCGTCAACGACGCGGAGTGCGTCGCGCTGATCACCGCCGACCAAGGCTGGCGCCGCGGTAATAAAGTGCCGCTCAAAAATAACTGCGACGTTGCCATGGCGAGTACGCCGTCTATCAAACATTGCATCGTCGCCAAACGCGTAGGCGATCCGGTCGAGATGCAAGCCGGCCGCGATCTCTGGTGGGATCAGGTGATCGAGGGCCAGCCTACGGAGTGCGCGCCGGAGGCGATGAACGCAGAGGATTTGCTCTTCCTTTTATATACCAGCGGCACTACCGCAAAGCCGAAAGGCATCAAGCACACTACGGGCGGCTATTTGACCCATATTACCGCGACTCACAAGCTCATCTTCGATCTCAAGGAAGACAAAGATGTCTATTGGTGCGCGGCCGATATCGGCTGGGTAACGGGGCATTCATACATCGTGTACGGACCGCTCGCCAATCAGGCGACGAGCGTGATCTACGAAGGCACGCCGGATTTTCCCGACAAGGATCGCTTGTGGGAGATCGCCGAGCGCTACAAGGTCAGCATTCTGTACACGGCGCCGACCGCGATCCGCACGTTCATGAAGTGGGGCGATGAGTATCCGGGCAAGCACGACCTTTCATCGCTGCGGCTGCTCGGCTCGGTCGGTGAGCCGATCAATCCCGAGGCGTGGATGTGGTATCGCGAGCATATCGGCGGCAACCGGTGTCCGATCGTGGATACCTGGTGGCAAACGGAGACCGGCGGCATCCTTATATCGCCGCTGCCCGGCATTACCTCGACGCCGCCCGGGAGCGCGACCTATCCTTTCCCGGGGATAGCGGCCGACATCGTTAACGACAAGGGCGAATCTGTGCCGCTCGGTGGCGGCGGTTACGTGGTGATAACGCGGCCGTGGCCGGGCATGTTGCGCGGCATTTGGGGCGACGACGAACGATACAAACAAACGTATTGGTCGAAATTCCCTCACAAGTATCTCGCCGGCGATGGCGGACGGCGCGATCTCGATGGCAATTACTGGTTCATGGGACGCATCGATGACGTGATGAACGTCAGCGGCCATCGCATCTCGACCACCGAGATCGAGAGCGCATTCGTCGAGCATCCGAAGGTCGCCGAAGCCGCCGTTTGCGGGAAGCTGGACGACGTTACCGGACAGGCGATCTACGCGTTCGTTTCGCTGCGCGGCGGCGAGATCGGCAGCAAGGAGCTAGCGGATGAGCTTCGCGAGTTCGTCGGCGAAAAGCTCGGCAAGTTCACGCGTCCGAAATACATTACATTCACCCAAGAGTTGCCCAAAACGCGCAGCGGCAAGATCATGCGTCGCCTTTTACGTGATGTCGCGGAAGGGCGAACGCTCGGCGACACGACGACGCTTGCCGACGCCACGATCGTCAAAGATCTACAGGACCGCGCCAAATCCGAGGCCAGCACCGCGGACGAATAA
- a CDS encoding rhomboid family intramembrane serine protease, protein MITRLLIVLNIVGFLWEISVGGSGVLSGNIPNNSRINDGLLAPIAITQYHQYYRFFTSAFLHGSIIHIGVNMLSLFWLGRFIEAVLGSPRMLFIYIASIIGAGVGVVLFSPPLAGTLGASGAIFGLFGALFAIGLKLGHRGGELVRSNIGILILNLVFSFSFPGISWQAHIGGLITGFLLTLVIFWPPQPVRTRVFDPTTGAEYESQLES, encoded by the coding sequence TTGATTACGCGATTGCTGATCGTTCTCAACATCGTGGGCTTCTTGTGGGAAATTTCCGTCGGCGGATCCGGCGTGCTGTCCGGAAACATTCCCAACAATTCGCGAATCAACGACGGGCTGCTGGCGCCAATCGCTATCACGCAATATCATCAATATTACCGGTTCTTCACGTCCGCATTTCTCCACGGCAGCATTATCCATATCGGCGTGAACATGCTCTCGCTTTTCTGGCTGGGGCGATTTATCGAAGCGGTGCTCGGTTCTCCGCGCATGTTGTTCATCTATATAGCTTCGATCATCGGTGCAGGTGTCGGCGTGGTTCTGTTTTCGCCGCCACTCGCGGGGACGCTGGGCGCCAGCGGCGCGATTTTCGGCTTGTTCGGTGCACTCTTCGCGATCGGGTTAAAGTTGGGCCACCGTGGCGGCGAACTCGTACGGTCGAATATCGGGATTCTCATTCTGAATCTGGTCTTCTCATTTTCATTTCCGGGAATTTCTTGGCAAGCACACATCGGCGGTCTGATTACCGGGTTCTTGCTGACGCTTGTGATTTTTTGGCCGCCGCAGCCGGTTCGCACGCGCGTGTTCGACCCGACGACCGGCGCTGAATACGAGTCGCAACTCGAGTCGTGA
- a CDS encoding TlpA disulfide reductase family protein translates to MRILAAVVLAASATGGLATVRVGAPPPDFTLRTKHGPVQLAQLRGKPVVINFWASWCPPCTDELPLFQRLSRDYGDRVVVVTVSNEAAGVAHDYLKAHHLDLRLVEDSQGSVFTAYALPPIPGTVVLDPDGRVQYISAGGLSWDELQGAVDKALGSPGPSTPGP, encoded by the coding sequence GTGAGGATCCTGGCCGCAGTGGTGCTTGCGGCGAGCGCGACCGGCGGACTTGCGACGGTTCGTGTCGGCGCGCCTCCGCCCGATTTCACGCTTCGCACGAAGCACGGGCCCGTGCAGCTCGCGCAGCTGCGCGGAAAACCGGTCGTCATAAACTTTTGGGCGTCGTGGTGTCCGCCGTGCACCGATGAGTTGCCGCTCTTCCAGCGGCTGAGCCGCGATTACGGCGATCGGGTCGTCGTCGTGACCGTATCTAATGAAGCCGCCGGCGTCGCCCACGACTACCTGAAGGCGCATCACCTGGATCTGCGGCTGGTGGAGGACTCGCAGGGCTCAGTCTTTACAGCCTACGCGCTGCCGCCTATTCCGGGGACCGTGGTGCTCGATCCGGACGGGAGGGTGCAGTACATCTCGGCCGGCGGGCTGTCGTGGGACGAGCTGCAAGGGGCGGTCGACAAGGCGCTCGGCAGCCCAGGTCCTAGCACTCCCGGGCCCTGA
- the add gene encoding adenosine deaminase, translating into MLTPEVLRALPKVQLHCHLEGTLRATTFVNLAHKHGVALTYRPHEKGPFPKDEPPADPSDPYAFRDFEGFLLTFAAVSRSLAEPADYGLLAKEYLEDATAQNVVYAELFISPSVWQFFHKKIDVRACVAAIRDAREAARKAYGIETALIVDLTRNFGVESAMRTARLAVELRDLGIVGIGLGGDEAHFPPELFEASFAFARESGLHCVAHAGESAGAPSVRAAIEVLHAERIGHGIRALEDPSVVQLLVNKKIPLEVCPTSNFLTGVALGEAPHPLVDLDAAGCIVTIDADDPAIFKTSVTDELAYAAEVAGDDAPRRFTRNAIEASFSPDATKARLRERLEAYSLEQ; encoded by the coding sequence ATGTTAACGCCTGAAGTCCTGCGCGCGTTGCCCAAGGTCCAGCTGCATTGCCACCTGGAGGGGACGCTGCGCGCTACGACCTTCGTAAACCTAGCGCACAAGCACGGGGTTGCGCTGACCTACCGCCCTCACGAGAAGGGCCCGTTTCCTAAAGACGAGCCCCCGGCCGACCCGAGCGATCCTTACGCCTTTCGCGATTTCGAGGGCTTTCTGCTGACCTTTGCTGCCGTTAGCCGGTCGCTTGCCGAGCCCGCGGACTACGGACTGCTCGCAAAAGAGTATCTCGAGGATGCCACCGCCCAGAACGTGGTTTACGCCGAACTCTTTATCTCGCCGTCGGTGTGGCAATTCTTTCATAAAAAGATCGACGTGCGAGCGTGCGTCGCCGCGATCCGCGACGCGCGTGAAGCTGCACGGAAAGCGTACGGCATCGAAACCGCATTGATCGTCGATCTCACGCGCAACTTCGGCGTAGAGAGCGCGATGCGAACCGCCAGGCTCGCGGTCGAACTGCGTGACCTCGGTATCGTCGGCATTGGACTTGGAGGCGATGAAGCGCACTTTCCGCCGGAGTTGTTCGAAGCGTCTTTCGCCTTCGCGCGCGAGAGCGGGCTGCACTGCGTCGCCCACGCGGGTGAAAGCGCCGGAGCGCCAAGCGTGCGCGCTGCGATCGAGGTGTTGCACGCCGAACGAATCGGCCACGGAATTCGCGCGCTCGAGGACCCGAGCGTTGTGCAGCTGCTCGTCAATAAGAAGATTCCGCTCGAAGTTTGCCCGACGTCGAACTTTTTGACCGGCGTTGCGTTGGGCGAAGCGCCGCATCCGCTGGTCGATCTCGATGCCGCCGGTTGCATCGTCACCATCGACGCCGACGATCCGGCGATCTTTAAGACCAGCGTGACAGACGAGCTCGCGTACGCCGCTGAAGTAGCCGGCGACGATGCGCCGCGCCGCTTCACGCGCAATGCGATCGAGGCGAGTTTTTCTCCCGATGCAACCAAAGCCAGGCTGCGAGAGCGCCTGGAGGCATACAGCCTGGAACAATAG
- a CDS encoding metal-dependent transcriptional regulator yields MSGHSHFAESTEEYLEAVYRLEREGPGVTTSGLASELGVAPASVSGMLKKLASDGYLEYVARGEVKLTQKGLAVAVRVVRRHRLAECLLTNVLGMPWDEVQSEACMLEHAISEKMEARLIDILGDPKECPHGLPIPPKDLSDPQRAGIPLAQIEVGSDAVVQGVTEEVPEILRYLGDVGLRPGARVRVHEKAPLGGPLTVEVDKRRHAISLELARMVMVAG; encoded by the coding sequence ATGTCGGGGCACAGCCATTTCGCCGAATCGACCGAGGAGTATCTCGAGGCGGTCTATCGGCTCGAACGTGAAGGTCCGGGCGTAACGACCTCCGGCCTGGCTTCGGAGCTTGGCGTCGCGCCCGCGTCGGTGTCGGGCATGCTCAAAAAACTCGCCTCGGACGGTTATCTGGAATATGTTGCGCGCGGCGAAGTCAAACTCACGCAAAAAGGTTTGGCGGTCGCGGTGCGCGTCGTGCGCCGCCATCGGCTGGCGGAGTGTTTGTTGACAAACGTGCTCGGCATGCCGTGGGATGAAGTGCAATCCGAAGCCTGCATGCTGGAACATGCGATCTCCGAAAAAATGGAAGCGCGCCTGATCGACATCTTGGGAGATCCCAAAGAGTGTCCGCACGGATTGCCGATTCCTCCCAAGGATTTAAGCGATCCGCAGCGCGCGGGCATTCCGCTCGCGCAGATCGAGGTCGGCAGCGACGCGGTGGTGCAGGGCGTTACCGAAGAGGTTCCCGAGATACTGCGTTATCTCGGCGATGTCGGGTTGCGCCCGGGCGCGCGCGTGCGCGTGCATGAAAAAGCACCGCTTGGCGGTCCATTAACAGTTGAAGTCGATAAGCGCCGGCACGCAATCTCGCTCGAACTCGCGCGCATGGTAATGGTGGCCGGTTGA
- a CDS encoding ATP-dependent DNA helicase: MTAIDEVFAPGGPIEQALSGFEARPGQLQMAQLIERGFLEGMHTIVEAGTGVGKSLAYLVPALRSGKKIVISTGTIALQEQLYHKDIPLVTRALDIPARVTLLKGRNHYLCKQKLENMRADRLLAPSRTMQQIWEWGARTQTGDRAELPFLPSGDEWEQLDADADDCVGEYCEHFRECFFFKKRDEAKFADIVIVNHALFFLDLAMGGGLLPPYDFVVLDEAHQCERWATAALTATLSRGTINRMLRKLHRSYAVPASFDADFERGLRGLESTLARVPGDRYPLHANEEAWPALETLRDSLYKLENWLYANWHDALKKKPANEAEAERRRDLAMRAILAHEATIERAQAPSDTAIAWVERGDADASYQLNSAPYDISEYLRGMLFERTQSVVLTSATIADNGSREEAFEFLKRSLGIGDAQELIAPSPFDYPSQARLYVAPPELNPKTPNFAVLAAPLIEECLDRSRGRAFVLFTSHARLREVYALLRERVAFPIRLQGELPRMHLLDWFRKTPNAVLFATGTFWEGIDVVGEQLSCVIIDRLPFPSPGDPLVQARIEALEARGLSGFDHYMIPSAIVRLKQGFGRLVRSKTDRGMVALLDGRAASSRYGALILQALPPATRITHLDELTEFFNA; this comes from the coding sequence GTGACGGCCATCGACGAGGTCTTCGCGCCGGGCGGCCCGATCGAGCAGGCGCTGTCGGGCTTTGAAGCGCGTCCCGGCCAGCTGCAGATGGCGCAGCTCATCGAGCGCGGTTTTTTGGAAGGCATGCACACGATCGTCGAAGCCGGCACCGGCGTCGGCAAATCGCTGGCCTATTTGGTCCCCGCACTGCGCAGCGGTAAGAAGATAGTCATTTCGACGGGGACGATCGCGCTGCAAGAGCAGCTCTACCATAAAGATATCCCGCTGGTCACGCGCGCGCTCGATATTCCCGCGCGCGTTACGCTGCTCAAAGGCCGCAACCACTATTTGTGCAAGCAGAAGCTCGAAAACATGCGCGCGGACCGGCTGCTCGCGCCCTCCCGCACGATGCAGCAGATTTGGGAGTGGGGCGCGCGCACGCAAACCGGCGACCGCGCGGAGTTGCCGTTCCTACCCTCGGGCGATGAATGGGAGCAACTCGACGCCGACGCCGACGATTGCGTCGGCGAGTACTGCGAGCACTTCCGCGAGTGCTTTTTCTTTAAGAAGCGCGACGAAGCCAAATTCGCGGACATCGTCATCGTCAACCACGCGCTGTTCTTTCTCGACCTCGCGATGGGCGGCGGCCTGTTGCCGCCATACGATTTTGTGGTGCTCGATGAAGCGCACCAATGCGAACGCTGGGCCACCGCTGCGCTGACGGCGACGCTCTCGCGCGGCACGATTAATCGCATGCTGCGCAAACTGCACCGCTCTTATGCTGTTCCCGCGTCGTTCGATGCGGATTTCGAACGCGGATTGCGCGGCCTCGAGTCGACGCTGGCGCGTGTGCCGGGAGATCGTTACCCGCTGCATGCGAACGAAGAGGCGTGGCCGGCGCTTGAAACGCTGCGCGACTCGCTGTACAAGCTCGAGAACTGGCTCTATGCGAATTGGCACGACGCACTCAAGAAGAAGCCGGCGAACGAAGCCGAGGCCGAGCGGCGGCGCGATCTGGCGATGCGAGCGATTCTGGCGCATGAAGCGACGATCGAGCGCGCGCAAGCGCCCAGCGACACCGCCATCGCCTGGGTCGAACGCGGTGATGCGGACGCGTCGTACCAACTGAATAGCGCGCCGTATGATATCTCCGAGTATTTACGCGGCATGCTCTTCGAGCGCACGCAAAGCGTCGTCCTCACCAGCGCGACGATCGCCGACAACGGCTCGAGAGAAGAAGCGTTTGAATTCTTGAAGCGCTCGCTCGGGATTGGCGACGCGCAGGAACTGATCGCGCCCTCGCCGTTCGACTACCCCTCGCAGGCCCGGCTCTATGTCGCGCCGCCCGAGCTGAATCCAAAGACGCCGAACTTTGCGGTACTCGCGGCGCCGCTCATCGAGGAATGTTTGGATCGCAGCCGCGGACGAGCGTTCGTGCTCTTCACGTCGCACGCGCGCTTGCGGGAAGTGTACGCGCTGCTGCGCGAGCGCGTCGCCTTTCCGATACGCTTGCAGGGTGAGCTCCCGCGCATGCATTTGCTGGACTGGTTTCGCAAGACGCCTAATGCCGTGCTTTTTGCGACCGGCACGTTTTGGGAGGGCATCGACGTGGTCGGCGAGCAGCTCTCGTGCGTGATCATCGACCGGCTACCGTTTCCGTCGCCCGGCGATCCCCTCGTGCAGGCGCGGATCGAAGCATTGGAAGCGCGCGGGTTGAGCGGCTTCGACCACTATATGATCCCCTCGGCAATCGTGCGGCTCAAGCAGGGCTTCGGCCGGCTCGTACGCAGCAAGACCGACCGCGGCATGGTTGCGTTGCTCGACGGCCGTGCGGCTTCATCGCGCTACGGCGCGCTCATTTTGCAGGCGTTGCCGCCCGCCACCCGCATTACACACCTGGACGAGCTGACGGAGTTCTTTAACGCATGA
- a CDS encoding histidine-type phosphatase: protein MRHHRKAHPISRLAAITAVILLLAGCAGGAGTLPSTSTNPTTPAATLRFVLLVSRHGVRAPLGTNARIAEFAAQTWPTWSVQAGFLTPHGGDAAQLMGAYYASFYRRMGLLSADCPVQKAYLYTDSDQRTIVTGERIAQGMNTSCAPVVNHLPQGQRDSLIHTLGPNPPFLKANTAQSLAALQAAVPNPAQLLVTQAPAFAQLATLLACPSSSAPSCTPVTSLPFREVTEADTGLARLDGPLAVGKNLAEIFVLEYADGMDAPAWGRATPQSIDSAMPLYVANYVTQVRPSYLARAQASDLLWHISLTLAQFTDGQQRLTAAYAPPASSKFVLIVAHDTNLSALAGILNLHWNFGNDYQPDDTPPGGSLAFEIYQAPSAPPTISLYYQAQTLDEMRNLTPLTAQTPPLRVPVTIQGCADPCALATFQSLIAAQVDQNFVIHD, encoded by the coding sequence GTGCGCCACCACCGAAAGGCTCATCCGATTAGCCGGCTCGCGGCTATTACTGCAGTTATTCTACTGCTTGCCGGTTGCGCGGGCGGCGCCGGGACGCTGCCGAGTACTTCCACAAATCCCACGACTCCGGCAGCGACGCTTCGTTTTGTTCTCTTGGTCAGCCGGCACGGCGTTCGCGCGCCACTTGGAACAAATGCGCGGATTGCGGAGTTTGCCGCGCAGACGTGGCCCACTTGGAGCGTTCAGGCCGGTTTTTTGACCCCGCACGGCGGCGACGCTGCCCAGCTGATGGGCGCGTACTATGCGTCGTTCTATCGCCGCATGGGGCTGCTCTCCGCCGATTGTCCGGTGCAGAAAGCATATCTGTACACGGATTCAGATCAACGCACGATCGTGACCGGCGAACGGATCGCGCAAGGAATGAACACCTCGTGCGCACCCGTCGTCAACCATCTCCCGCAAGGCCAGCGTGACTCCCTTATCCACACCCTTGGGCCGAACCCACCGTTTTTAAAAGCCAATACGGCGCAATCGCTCGCAGCGCTGCAAGCCGCCGTACCCAATCCTGCGCAGCTGCTGGTAACGCAGGCGCCTGCGTTTGCACAGCTGGCAACGCTCCTTGCTTGCCCAAGCAGTTCGGCGCCGTCGTGCACGCCGGTGACGTCGTTGCCGTTTCGGGAAGTAACCGAGGCCGATACCGGCTTGGCCCGGCTCGACGGACCTTTGGCGGTAGGGAAAAACCTGGCCGAGATCTTCGTTCTCGAGTATGCCGATGGGATGGATGCACCGGCTTGGGGCCGCGCTACGCCGCAATCGATCGATTCGGCCATGCCGCTTTACGTCGCTAACTACGTGACGCAAGTGCGGCCGAGTTATCTTGCGCGGGCTCAGGCCTCCGATCTGCTTTGGCATATTTCCCTTACGCTCGCGCAATTCACAGATGGGCAACAGCGGTTGACCGCCGCTTACGCACCGCCAGCTTCAAGCAAGTTCGTGCTGATCGTTGCGCACGACACCAACCTTTCAGCGCTCGCCGGAATACTGAACTTGCACTGGAACTTTGGAAACGATTATCAGCCGGACGATACGCCGCCGGGCGGGTCGCTAGCGTTTGAGATTTACCAAGCGCCGTCTGCGCCGCCGACCATTTCCTTATACTATCAGGCGCAAACGCTCGACGAGATGCGCAATCTCACGCCGTTGACGGCACAGACGCCGCCGCTGCGCGTTCCGGTCACGATTCAGGGCTGCGCCGATCCGTGCGCGCTCGCCACGTTTCAATCACTCATCGCGGCGCAAGTCGACCAAAACTTCGTTATTCACGACTAA